The following is a genomic window from Neodiprion pinetum isolate iyNeoPine1 chromosome 3, iyNeoPine1.2, whole genome shotgun sequence.
ATTTTGGGGTACAACTTGAGACAGACAGACAATAATTTgcgataaaattattatcaatgtgAATTGTATTTTGGACTGACTCTGTCGACGGTGGAAAGTTGACGACTGACTTCAGAACTTTGAGTGACTTCCTGTAGTGAAAATACTGAAACTTTGTTGACGAACGTACAACTTCGTGTCTTTGACCAAGTCAATCAATAAAACGtaacaaaatttcgaaatcttgAACATTGATGAATCCAACGATCATTCGGTTAATCCTCTTTGTGTTTCGTTATTGATAATCAACTGGAGAAATGCTTAAGCAGGTGCTCACTATTCACTAATCCATAATTATATCCTCTTGAGAGTTacggtatatacatatattaaagctttaaaaaaatttcacacaccTGAAGATTCTATTCCTTAGCAACTTGCGGGTATGGATAGGTACCGTATTCGCTACGGAGTCTGATTCGCTATGATCAGAGGTAAGAATGGACGTGATCGGGGGGTTTGCGTTGAAGGTAACGGCATTGACGGTggtagaattaaaaaaaatatatcatccCCCAATTCTGCCCGCCCGCGTGACTGTAGCCAAGAATTTTTGACCATACCAGTCATTATATTCACGCCCGCTGACAATGGATCGAGACGAAATGGGATGAGCGTAAACGCCTCACGTAATCCTTACACTTTGAGTGCACAGCCGCGGGGTCTGTCTGTGCTATGAACGTCGCTTCGCACAAAACCCATCTGACTTCTGAAAAGCGCATTGGGAGCGTTGAGCACTTGGCTGGGAAATGGCTTTgccctcttcttcttcttcttcttcttcttcttcttcttcttcttcttcttcttcttcttcttcttcttatttttcttgtcGCTTTTAAGAATGGGCTCGTAGTGGGCGGGTGGCTGTGCGCGAAAGAAACCCTATTCAATGGATGAATTGGGTGAATGGGTTTCGAACTCCATTCATATCGCCATGAGGCACCTGACTCTGGAAGTCTGGGGTCAGTTACGCGAGTCTAGCCGTGAGAACGGCAAGTGGGTGCTTTGCGCAACGTGTATATTTACTTAGTCCAGACGGGAAATGTTTTGTTTACTTTATCATGGTGAAGCTGGTAACCTTGCCCGTGGTAACGATTCGTGctgaggaaaaatcgttattccTCGATTTTGAAACAGTTTGAAATGCACTAAACTGTAATAAGACAAAGCATGCTCGTATATCGCAGTCTTAGTTACttcaaaatcatttgaaaaataagaaaacagtGACTTTTTTTGCaacccaatgtttcgttacgataatcGATGTCGTAGATTAAAAAAAGGAGATGGATTTCTTCGATTTCGCAAAACACATGCGGTACTTAATTGCCGACCTCGTTAACTTCGgtgttgtacaaattttttttctacccttTAACCCAAATTTGAAGGACGATTAAGaagagtgaaagaaaaaaaaataaaataaataaatatccacAATGGTACAATTACCGGTTAAAGAATGCTCGaaaattgattctttttttttgtttggttCTCTTTCTTCCTCACTAAAAAGATCCACGTATTATTATCGCTTCTTTTTTTAACCTTTCAAGGAATTTCAATTTACCGCGAACGTTATTGACCGCCATTCGTTACGAGGGATAGAGATGATCCTCGGCGTGGGAAGACGTGAAGCGATATTTAACGAAGCATCGCCTTTTTGGGCTGAATATACAGTGCATAAAGGTGAAAGTGATTCACTCTGTAAAAAGGTCACCCGGTAACCTTGACATACTGTTAGAACTAGCAAGAAAGCGACGTGGAATGCGGATTTCTTTCGTAGAAATTCCGGGATTCTAGATTTGTATTTCAATTAGTTTTATTTCCGGATGATCGGAGATGTTGAAATCGGTATTATTTATACAGTATTTCAAACAAACGACAATGACAATGATTATACTCGTTCATGGGACCTTCGGAATTATTTGTACAATACCTACTTTGAATAACAACACCAACAACAATGATAACGATAGTTGTTTATCGGACCTTCGATATCGCAAACTATAATAAGGTTTGATGTGAGACACGAAGGGCAAGATCAGCTTGAACAGATGTTAATTGTTTCACCCTGACCCAAAATGACAATTAATTAGGGTATCTTGTACATTTATTTGCCCGCTTAGTACTTTATAAAACGAGCCGCTCATCGGTAATCGATTCAGTCTCAATATCGTTCATATTAATTGTACCATTGAGAGTagtagaaaatttcttttaagaTCTCGAAATCTATGTTTGTCTAGTTTTTCGTACATCTCAACGCGAAATGGACGTCTTTTCAAGATCACGATTCACCCTGATTCTTCTTATTATGTCTTCATGGTGCTTTTATCGGTTAGTCGGGGCTGCAGGCAATTATTGCAGAATTTCTTCATGTGCACCGGGACAGCAGACGATGTGCCTTTATCCCGTAAGAAAAAACACTTACTTATTCCGAGCTCGGTCATTTTATTTCAGTCTCTATTCATCAACGGGGAAAGTggcttgaaattttattgctgGTGCAGCAATCTTACCCTCAATTTGGTGAACCGCGTATCTTGATTTGTTGGATAAAATTCATCCCTTAGCTGGCACACATCACCatcagaataaaaaagaacCCAACCACTAAAATGAATATCACGAGTAATCTGCTggttgtttgaattttcaaaaattaccaGAGACTCTTCAAACTGTGTTTCAAAAGATAGCACAGGTCATtttgagaaaaagaacaacaattaaaataagaaagaaagaaaaaattgaaaacctcgagaaatcgaaaaatttaatattttcacaaaaaaaaaaaatcataacttttcaaattttcaatttaaaaatctgatatTCTTACTGTATGTACTCGAGATGTACTATATACGTCAAGTATAAGAATCGTTTGATAGTCGTGGTCGGTGAAGAAagagaattttcttttaagAATCGAAGCGATGtattttagtaaaaaattgacgatgcactttttcttcaacctAAGAGTAAAAGATGCGTCATTTGCGAATCGTCTGGCGTCATCTTGTAACCCGGTTTGCCAGCTGAGGTTCATCATTAAAATTGAATGGGAAGTATCAGAGTggatgtatattttatttcattgcgCATAGCAAAACGGAGCGTCCAGTCGTTGCCCTAATTCGAAGCCAGTTCCGTTGACGTATTACGAGAAGATGTCAATCCTCAACAAGCATAACGAACTAAGACAGAAAGTTGCCAGAGGGGAAGAACCTCGTGGTAATCCTGGACCCCAGCCTCCAGCCAGCGACATGAATTGGCTGGTAAATTCTCTTCCGTTCATTACGCTGGCGCTTGTAGTATCGAAAAACGATTGAtcatatcaatttattattactctCGTATTTCCGTAGAGATGGGACGAGGAATTGGCACAGATTGCTCAACGTTGGGCTGATCAGTGCACGATAAATCCTCACGACACGTGCAGGAATGTCGGTAAGATTGAGATAAACGTAAAATTAATCAACGTCTTCATTAAAATCTTTTGCGGCGGGgtgtcggtttttttttttttttcttctcgattTAGAAAGATTTCGCGTCGGTCAAAACGTCATGAAGCACTGGACAACGTCTAGCAGAAGTCCGTCTCTCGTACCATTCATCGAGGCTTGGTACGACGAGGTCCAATTATTTGACAGTCGCGATGTTGCTGCGTTTAGGTGAGTCTTTCGTAGTTTATATTAATCCTACTCACTTACAGCTGTGGAAAATTTCACACGGGGGTTAATCAGACCCCGGTCAACGTTTGAGAGTTATTACCGCACTCGACATTACGTTACGCAAAGTTCCCTCTTGGAAAGAAATTCTGACGagagaaaatttaacaattccGAAATAGACTCCAATCTTAGTTTTagcaaataaaaacaaaaataacaacgaCGGATGATGTGGGAGAAATtgttgaagcaaaaaaaaaaagtaaaacaacaTGCAATGCGTACACGTGGTCTCTGAGagttcaaagttttttttaaccattctTCATTTTACTTATCAACAAACAAACTTGATCCAACCACGCTGACTTTAAAATTGTACGTTAAAGACGGTTCTGGGCTCGTTTATCTGGGGATAAATGTAGGATCAACTTATAGTTTTGcctttgaaaaaatgtcagaTTCAATGCATCATGGGGACACTACAGTCAGCTCGTTTGGGGGGAAACGATGTTCGTTGGTTGTGGAAGATCGAGTTACATGGACAGCGGATTTCACCACACTAGATTTGTCTGCAATTACGGGCCTGCTGGAAATGTCATCACTCAAAAGGTTTACACTGTTGGTAAAGCTCGGTACCTCGCTTAGGAAATTATATGCTTCGTGTAAAATATTGGGattgtttaaattatttttctattcaatatGTAATATctattatgtgtatataatatcgcGTATTTATTTTGCACGGTCGTTTTTTCCATGAATGTAGGCAGAAAGATGTTTGTAATccatatgaaaatatattatccTACATACCAATATCCTTGTTTATTCGGGAGCTCTTTATATGATACCGTCTCAATTATGAAACCGTTTTCATTCTTGTTCTTTTGACGTCTCAACGacttttatattcattttatacccGACTCAACCGTAATGTTTACTCTTTCGACCTGAAAAGCGGGACGAAAGTGGAATATTTTTCCCTCTCAATTTTTCtggggtaaaaaattaaaccttATTCTCTCATTTGCGGGGAAAAAAGTTTACTTTTCTCCcgcaaatttcatttctcttacAAACGGGGGAAAAAGTTCACTTTTCTCCCGCGTTCGCCACAAATATCGATAGAATATATTACATATCAATCTAGTTGGACCATTTGAATcaactaaaaattttgttaggccaaaagattttgaaatgacgcaaataaatattcatttcgcGGGCCGTGAACAGGCACATTTAGTTGATTCAAcgacttttttctctcatcgtCAGTGTATTTAAACATCGGTAAAACTTTTGGATATCTAACTTTTAACGGATAACGTTAACTTGccttaaattttaaaaaattttcaaaacattcaACACCTCAACTATTATCGAAGTTAACTTTTTGAGTAGCGAATTAACGATTAACGAACTTATCTTTTGTACAAACTTTGACCGGTTTTGTCCAGCTTTGCTTAATATCAACCCAAAAGGATAAATAATCCCGGTCTGATCCCTTGACCGCCTATCGTGGATCGCTCAAATACACCCTGAACCGTTCGAAGTGTCGAAGCTGCTCGGCCATGAGCCTTTAATTTTCCTAACAGCTTTGCATGACAAATGGTGCCGAAGGCTGTTCGGAAGTCGCATTGGCATAATAAGGGTGATCATCCGGTTATAATGGCATATTCTTAGCATCATCGGTCCATTTACTTAAGGCGGACTGAGTGATCTGCTCTTGAAGAGATCCCGACCGATACGGATCCTGAAAGTACTTTGACTCTAAGTAAGCGGTAAGATCTGTATTAACAATCCCTTCctccagagagagagagagaggcgttTATTTTAACTTATTGTTTAAACTTAGTGAAAACTTTCTGTTACTTGTCGAGAgtgttggtaattttttttttaaattttttactcgacgACTCTTAGACGTTAGCATTCGTTTATAATATGGGCGGAAATCGGAAAAGTCCGAAGTGTAGTTACGTATTACTCGAAAAGTAttgattgtataaaaaaaaaaagttgcgtATGAAAAAGTTTCAGTTTTAAGTGAAATTCAACGCgaaattatgcaaaaatttatcgacGCCGCTGAAAGTCCGTGAAAGCTAAAAGAATATTAGttcttgaaatttctcaaaaggggcatcatttttttcgacaaaaatttcatatgaTGTTCCTTTCTAACTGTTCAAAAACTTGTGTAAACTTCATCGTCGGCCTGGATCTGCTTTCCagcctatgaatttttttcagaacttgagagagaaaaaaaaaaaaaaaaataataataataatttttttccgttgacataataaaaaaatatgcatgtttcgtttttccattttaatCGACATTACGATGAAAGTAGGAAAAGAACCTCTCGGCTGCAATTTTGATGAAATCCATTCATGTTCTTGATATATTTTACTTAAATTTTCGATTGAATTACAGCTCATGATAAACATTAATGATAATTTGACCCTGTTTGCAGTAACTTGACGTAGACCGTTTACCTTGGGTGTCGTAACCATATCCACGTGATAACCCAAATaacaatattcaattataacaCAGTGTGATGTGTTTTTCCTGAACCTGTAAACGATAgcggtataaaataaaaactgcgCATTTACTTGACCCAACAGTTCCACAGTTTGAACAAGTGTTTTCAGAGTCTTGGCTcgtgttaaaaataaatatgtatacttCATTTTTCACCCAGCATGAATGGTAACGCGGACAATGAGAATGACGATACTAAtaagttttataaaatttatcgacATACATGACGTTGAGtcgtattaaaataataatgttgTTGGATACAGTAGTTTGGACACCTGTTTTCCATCATCTGTCTATACTAAAGACATCAATCGACGTGTTTTACAAGGTGAACAGATATATGCGCGTTAAAAGCTTCACGTTTTGGATGATCAATTCCATCCGCGATATAGGAagcgaaaattttgattccaCCATTTTTTCTTGACTAGCTTAGTCGCGTTTGCTTTAtgtttttttcgaattatcttATTTCGCCTAATTAAAtgtaattatttcatattaCAGAAATTAAACATTTACGTTACATAAACATAGCGGGACTGATACCAGCTGTCCAAACTGACGATGATATTCAGCGGTACCAAAAATGTATACGAAAACAGGTGCAATTTGCATGTAGACATGTCTTTACAAAAAGGTTTCGTAGAAGGCCAACATCACATTCTTAGCGGTAGTCGTTGATCAAATTTTGCTAACGCTTGTTTTCCGAATAGTGTCGCGAAACGTTTCACCGTGACAATATCAAACGTCCAAACCTAAATGCTGACATTTCGTACTATCGTCTTTTCTTTGTTCTCATACGTCATTATTGTTTCTTATCCATAGTGGTGACGTGCACGTAGATTCCGAACCTTACTTCAATAACAACACTATTGACTTTTCGACGCTACACTAAACATATGCCAGATTGGCTGAGGGCTACGGCCTAATCCGTCAACTGAGCTCCTCCCATTCTGGACGTTTTAAGTGACTCACCCTGTATATCAGGGAATCGATTCAACAAACGATATTTCACCTGTCAACGTACCCGTGGAATATTAACGACAATGACAGTGATTACCCGTATCTGTAAGTCGCTTGGCCTCAACATACTTCGTTGGTATTCTTTCTTAATCGTGAATGCATAACAATGGACGAAATCGAAAGTTCCTTGAATGTTGTTTAAATACCGGTACTATATGTTGACATCAGCTATGATTTACAACTCGGTGCGAAACACTACCTCCAGGAAGTTTCGGATGAGGCCGTCTTGGGATGAGGGCCCAGACATTTCAAAGTTAAATCACATTATACGACGTTCATTATCTGGAATAACGGACTTGTCGGGTTTATGGTCGATTGATTTATGGCTTGTTTCAGTCGGACTTGAGGTAACGCCGTCAGTGAAATGTACAACTTGCAATaatatttgcatgacaaaTACCAAGCTGACCTATAGTCAGCTATATTCCCGCCTCGAAGCAGAACAAGAGTTCGGTTGGAATTTACCCTAATTGTACGTCACATGGTACACGCCTTCGATTATGTAGACCTTTTTTCTCGCAAACGATACCTCACTGCGAATCCATCGTCAGAGCACCGCGTGTAAAATTGCTTTTCCTAATGTAAGGTGTCACTTATTTACGACTCGCACCACATAATTCAATCGAGGATATACGACTTATAAACATATAATTACTATTACCAATATTATTGCTGGAAGtatgagtatatttttttttttacggttaTCCGGTTCCACGGTATTCATATCGGAACCCGTCAGTATTAGGTCACTCGATTCcttaaattcaataaattataatagaaaatatagGAATCAACCGAAAGCGAATCTGTTATTTATTCCAGGTTTTTGTGTCTTAATGATCCGATAGCGAAGGTTTAATTATTTACTCCCCGTGTCTTTGTGTACATCTGTCAAACACAATTAGAATTCTGCTAGCTTCTAGAAACCACatagaataaatatataccaaTTTATTATCATACGTAATTGCAAGTGTCACATTTGTCTCGCTGATTTATTGTCTCTTTTCCAGTCGCAGTACTGATACCAGCTGTGCGAGCTGACGATTATGTCGAACAATATCGAAAACATATGCGAAAACAAGTGCGATTTGCACGTAGGTATATCTTTATAAACAGCTTCGTAGCAAGCGAATTGCACAGTTTTAACGGCAGTCGCTGATCAACTTTTACTGACGCTTGTTTTACGAATAGTGTAGCGAAATGTTTG
Proteins encoded in this region:
- the LOC124215640 gene encoding venom allergen 3-like; the protein is MCLYPQNGASSRCPNSKPVPLTYYEKMSILNKHNELRQKVARGEEPRGNPGPQPPASDMNWLRWDEELAQIAQRWADQCTINPHDTCRNVERFRVGQNVMKHWTTSSRSPSLVPFIEAWYDEVQLFDSRDVAAFRFNASWGHYSQLVWGETMFVGCGRSSYMDSGFHHTRFVCNYGPAGNVITQKVYTVGKARYLA